The Candidatus Poribacteria bacterium genome contains the following window.
TTTTCTATACCTTCCGTTAACTTCTTGACATCCTTTTCACCAGTTGGAATCGTCGAATTAAAAGAGGCAACCGAATAGGTTTTGCTATCTTTGAGCTCAATCAATTCTCCGCCAGTAAACTGAGCATCGCTGTGATCGAGTTTGATGGCTAAATCCGGAAATTTTCCTTTGTTGACACAAGAGAGCATTTGTTGATCAAAGGGAAATTCCTCAAGTTGATTTTTTGAGAGAAATTCCTCTTTTTTCTTGCACAAGTCGGCGAAAAAGTGATAAATAGAGTAAGTCATTTATTGATTTGATTCAAGAAAAGCCATCTGTTTAGCAGTGAGTTCGTCAGAGGATGCGATTTTTCTACTTTGTCCCTGTTCTCCCCAAATTGCTTCTAAATCTGGGGTGCATGCGTAATCCTTGAAAAAGCGTGAGACATCGTCTGATTTTCTCTGTTCGGCAAGTCTGTTTTGAATAAGCGTAACGTTGTGGGAGTCGAGTTCAATACCTACTGATTTTCGTCCCAATTGTTCCGCCACGACCAGCGTTGTCCCTGAACCCGCGAACGGGTCTAGGACGACATCACCGGGATTTGTGGAAGAAAGGATAATCCGAAGAAGAAGTTGAATAGGGGTCTGCTGTTTGTGCAAGCGATTCCCTTCTGCATCTCGCAATGCTTCATCGCCCGCAAAATAACCAGAGGTCAACTCACGAATATCATCCCAGACATCCGTAACAAACATACCGTTTTCTCGGGCGTGCTTGTAATCTGCAGGCAGTGGTGGATCGATGCGTAGACGATGGAAGACACGCGGCGTTTTACCTTTTGTCGCGAATCCTATAATCTGATAGTGCTTACCGAAACGCTTCATCCCCGGCACTGCCGAAGTTTTCTTTTTCCAAATAATCAGATTTTGAAAGGTCCATCCGGTATCTCGTAAGCATTGCAACACGAATTCTGTATTTTTTTCACGTTGCATGAAATAAAGGGCACCACCCTCCGATGTCAATGCATACACCTTTGCACAGATATCGCCCATCCACCCCCAATATTCCTCTGGTGGTAAATTATCATCCCAGGCATTGTAAGTCTTATCCTGATTGAAGGGAGGGTCAAGAAAGGAGAGGTCTATTCTCGGCGCGAAATCTCTCCGATCCAAGGCTGTTGTGCAACTTTCATGAAGCACAATACAGTTTTTTCTGAATGAATTGCTCATAGTGATTCCACGTTTTCGCAGTTAGGATGCGTCTGAGGGGGAGCTCCACTTTGAATATTCCAGGGCGCGGTCAATTGCTACCAAAAACCTCTTAACTGAAAACCGAAAGGATTTTCGCATGAAGTTTAATAAAATATTTGGGTAATTCTATGTTCCCCAAACCCAGTAGGTGCGGTTTGTAACCGCACCGGGCAT
Protein-coding sequences here:
- a CDS encoding site-specific DNA-methyltransferase, with the translated sequence MSNSFRKNCIVLHESCTTALDRRDFAPRIDLSFLDPPFNQDKTYNAWDDNLPPEEYWGWMGDICAKVYALTSEGGALYFMQREKNTEFVLQCLRDTGWTFQNLIIWKKKTSAVPGMKRFGKHYQIIGFATKGKTPRVFHRLRIDPPLPADYKHARENGMFVTDVWDDIRELTSGYFAGDEALRDAEGNRLHKQQTPIQLLLRIILSSTNPGDVVLDPFAGSGTTLVVAEQLGRKSVGIELDSHNVTLIQNRLAEQRKSDDVSRFFKDYACTPDLEAIWGEQGQSRKIASSDELTAKQMAFLESNQ